One window of Rhodopirellula bahusiensis genomic DNA carries:
- a CDS encoding carboxylesterase family protein yields MIRLVALSAFLIFCRLGLADENWTRFRGADATGVVADDPDLPDSWDQTENVAWVADVPGQGWGSPIVVGDRVFVSSVVAEEENIKPQGGLYLGEGVRDPAKGIHHWKVFCFDLKSGDKLWEREAFQGRPVVPRHPKSSYAAETPATDGERLFVLFGDLGLFCYSLDGDLLWKQMIEPKKTNMDYGAAASPVVHGDQVFVVYDNKEASWIASFDTKTGDQNWRTKRDEVMSWATPFVWENEVRTEIVVPGQRVNRSYSLDGKELWRFDGDMSILVIPSPFAAHGMCYLSSGYVGDAHRPTFAIRPGASGDIAPDGDFARSEFIEWYQPKASPYNTTQIVYGDYLYTVYDQGFMTCHNALTGEEVYGKRRFSPKGSFTASPWAYDGKVFCLSEQGLTYVIKAGPEFEILDTNPLDELCIATPSIAGGKLLVRTLTKVYCITEDGSDEASTTSVEKAATKAIVQTTSGPIQGVPSRDPSVEVFKGIPYAAAPVGDLRWKPPQPVNPWSDVRVCDQYGSKSMQQKNFAQGGQSEDCLYLNVWRSTESKTEKRPVMVWIHGGGFTQGSGNQGNGGGDALANRDVILVSINYRLGALGFMTHPELSAESPDGVSGNYAILDQIAALQWVRDNIAGFGGDPDNVTIFGESAGGTSVYLLTATPLSKGLFHRAILQSPWLDPVIFRELKKETDNGPPAEFDGTEQTNRLFSDDVEDPIAKLRALPAEELLEKVKQRWPVAIDGHVFLKSPLEIYADGQQHDIPTIVGTNRDEGTMFAGRQGFKNMQDYRDALVERFGDNADRLMKFYLQDTNENLRKAAVQLITDGWFVQPARQFARAMDSQGSDVWMYHFTKPVWGWMGAAHAAEIGYVFGKLENPSPEDAKLSDAFMDYWVQFAKTGNPNVEGVPNWPTYTTDADQHQIMDADITTASELRREACDLLDEIRNAGVPKKPVDR; encoded by the coding sequence TTGATCCGCCTCGTCGCGTTGTCTGCCTTCTTAATCTTTTGCCGCCTTGGGCTCGCGGACGAAAATTGGACTCGGTTTCGTGGGGCGGATGCTACCGGCGTCGTGGCGGACGATCCGGACCTGCCCGATAGCTGGGACCAAACGGAAAACGTGGCGTGGGTTGCCGACGTGCCAGGCCAAGGTTGGGGAAGCCCGATCGTGGTGGGCGACCGAGTTTTTGTTTCGTCAGTCGTTGCCGAGGAAGAGAACATCAAACCGCAAGGTGGCTTGTATCTCGGCGAAGGCGTGCGCGATCCAGCCAAGGGAATTCATCACTGGAAAGTGTTCTGCTTCGACTTGAAATCTGGCGACAAGCTTTGGGAGCGGGAAGCGTTCCAAGGCCGTCCAGTGGTGCCTCGTCATCCGAAGAGTTCGTATGCGGCCGAAACCCCCGCAACGGACGGAGAACGTCTGTTTGTGTTGTTTGGCGACCTGGGCTTGTTCTGCTATTCGCTCGATGGAGACTTGCTGTGGAAACAGATGATCGAGCCCAAGAAGACCAACATGGATTATGGCGCGGCCGCATCTCCGGTCGTTCATGGCGATCAGGTGTTCGTGGTCTACGACAACAAAGAAGCGTCATGGATCGCTTCGTTCGATACCAAGACCGGCGACCAGAATTGGCGGACCAAGCGTGACGAAGTGATGTCGTGGGCGACGCCGTTTGTTTGGGAGAACGAGGTCCGCACAGAAATCGTGGTGCCGGGTCAACGCGTCAACCGCAGCTATTCGCTCGACGGCAAAGAGCTTTGGAGGTTTGACGGTGACATGTCGATTCTGGTGATTCCGTCGCCATTCGCGGCTCACGGAATGTGTTACCTGTCGTCGGGATATGTCGGTGACGCTCATCGTCCGACGTTTGCAATTCGGCCCGGTGCGAGCGGTGACATCGCACCCGATGGTGACTTCGCGCGCAGCGAATTCATTGAGTGGTATCAGCCCAAAGCCTCTCCCTACAACACGACACAGATCGTCTACGGCGACTATCTCTACACGGTCTACGACCAAGGCTTCATGACGTGTCACAACGCGTTGACCGGCGAAGAAGTCTACGGCAAACGACGCTTTTCTCCGAAGGGATCGTTCACCGCTTCGCCGTGGGCTTACGACGGCAAGGTTTTCTGCTTGAGTGAGCAAGGTTTGACTTATGTCATCAAGGCCGGACCTGAGTTTGAGATCTTGGACACCAACCCGCTGGATGAACTCTGCATCGCAACGCCCAGCATTGCTGGCGGCAAATTGTTAGTGCGGACGCTGACGAAAGTGTACTGCATCACGGAGGACGGTTCGGACGAAGCGTCTACCACGTCGGTTGAAAAGGCAGCGACCAAGGCGATCGTGCAGACCACTTCGGGGCCGATCCAAGGCGTGCCGTCGCGGGATCCTTCCGTCGAAGTCTTCAAAGGCATTCCCTACGCGGCTGCCCCCGTCGGTGACCTGCGATGGAAACCGCCGCAGCCGGTGAATCCATGGTCCGATGTTCGCGTTTGCGACCAGTACGGTTCCAAATCGATGCAGCAAAAGAATTTTGCGCAGGGCGGACAGAGCGAAGATTGTTTGTACTTGAACGTTTGGCGATCTACGGAAAGCAAAACCGAGAAACGTCCGGTAATGGTTTGGATTCACGGCGGTGGGTTCACGCAAGGATCAGGCAACCAAGGCAACGGTGGCGGCGATGCTCTGGCCAACCGCGACGTGATTCTGGTGTCGATCAACTACCGGCTCGGAGCGTTGGGCTTCATGACGCATCCGGAATTGTCAGCTGAGTCACCGGATGGCGTATCAGGCAACTACGCGATCCTCGACCAAATCGCAGCACTCCAGTGGGTTCGCGATAACATCGCGGGCTTTGGCGGAGATCCTGACAACGTGACGATCTTTGGCGAATCGGCGGGAGGGACGAGCGTTTACTTGCTCACCGCGACGCCGCTTTCTAAAGGGCTGTTCCACCGGGCAATTTTGCAAAGTCCTTGGCTCGACCCCGTGATCTTTCGCGAACTAAAAAAGGAAACTGACAACGGTCCGCCGGCGGAGTTCGATGGCACGGAACAGACCAACCGTTTGTTTAGCGACGATGTCGAGGACCCAATCGCGAAACTGCGTGCCTTGCCAGCCGAAGAGTTGCTTGAAAAAGTCAAACAGCGTTGGCCGGTTGCGATCGACGGCCATGTCTTTCTGAAGAGTCCGCTGGAGATTTACGCCGACGGACAGCAGCATGACATCCCCACCATCGTCGGCACCAACCGAGACGAAGGCACGATGTTCGCCGGTCGGCAGGGATTCAAAAACATGCAGGACTACCGCGATGCGTTGGTGGAGCGATTCGGTGACAACGCCGATCGGCTGATGAAGTTCTATTTGCAAGATACGAACGAGAACTTGCGAAAAGCTGCGGTGCAGTTGATCACCGACGGTTGGTTCGTGCAGCCGGCTCGTCAGTTCGCTCGGGCGATGGATAGCCAAGGCAGCGACGTGTGGATGTATCACTTCACCAAGCCGGTGTGGGGATGGATGGGCGCGGCACATGCGGCCGAGATTGGCTACGTGTTCGGCAAGCTCGAAAACCCTTCGCCAGAGGACGCCAAACTCTCCGATGCATTCATGGACTACTGGGTGCAGTTCGCCAAGACGGGCAACCCGAACGTGGAAGGCGTTCCCAATTGGCCAACCTACACGACTGACGCTGATCAGCACCAAATCATGGACGCAGATATCACCACCGCATCGGAATTACGCCGAGAAGCTTGCGACCTTCTCGATGAGATCCGAAATGCGGGTGTACCTAAGAAGCCAGTGGACCGCTAG
- a CDS encoding rhomboid family intramembrane serine protease has protein sequence MTERRPEPEIVFRSPSHRDCMDARLVLESVGISNEMMRQSEDWCLVVPDDQVGAAFAELQSYRNDRLAETKQTLPSKAVVFGGSIAGVVYYAIFIVSVAVLADTSAYGIDWKTVGQMSAGDVMNGEWWRTITALTLHADAGHLLSNLVFGGVFGVLAGRLLGGGLAWLAIVLAGALGNLMNAVIRDAAHTSIGASTAVFAALGILVAHAMHPRYKTSTKALVRWSPLIGGVLLLSFMGLEGERTDVLAHVTGFVAGTLFGWIGCRLPEAWLARSSFQMVAGVITGAIVVGAWVLGAR, from the coding sequence ATGACCGAAAGACGACCGGAACCCGAAATCGTTTTTCGCTCGCCATCGCACCGCGATTGCATGGATGCTCGGTTGGTGCTGGAATCGGTGGGGATCTCGAACGAGATGATGCGACAATCCGAGGACTGGTGCCTGGTCGTGCCCGACGATCAAGTTGGCGCCGCCTTCGCTGAGTTGCAGTCGTATCGCAACGATCGTCTTGCCGAAACCAAACAGACTCTGCCATCCAAAGCCGTCGTGTTCGGTGGTTCGATTGCGGGGGTGGTTTATTACGCCATCTTCATTGTCTCGGTCGCGGTGCTGGCGGATACGTCTGCCTATGGGATCGACTGGAAAACGGTCGGCCAGATGAGCGCCGGTGATGTGATGAACGGTGAGTGGTGGCGAACGATCACCGCGCTGACCTTGCACGCTGATGCCGGGCACTTGCTCTCGAATTTGGTTTTTGGTGGTGTCTTCGGCGTGCTGGCGGGCCGTCTTCTAGGTGGCGGATTGGCTTGGTTGGCAATTGTCTTGGCCGGTGCTCTGGGGAATTTGATGAACGCCGTGATTCGGGACGCGGCGCACACTTCGATCGGTGCATCAACCGCCGTGTTTGCCGCGTTGGGGATTCTGGTCGCGCACGCGATGCACCCTCGATACAAAACATCGACGAAGGCCTTGGTTCGCTGGAGTCCCTTGATTGGCGGCGTCCTGTTGTTGTCGTTCATGGGGCTGGAAGGCGAACGGACCGATGTGTTGGCGCACGTCACCGGCTTCGTCGCTGGAACGCTGTTTGGCTGGATCGGATGCCGCTTGCCGGAGGCGTGGCTTGCCCGCAGTTCGTTCCAAATGGTCGCTGGCGTGATCACCGGAGCAATCGTGGTTGGGGCTTGGGTGCTCGGCGCCCGGTGA
- the fdhA gene encoding formaldehyde dehydrogenase, glutathione-independent has protein sequence MSDNKGVVYLGDGKVDVQSIDDPKLELSYRGKTRQCHHGVILKVVSTNICGSDQHMVRGRTTAPAGMVLGHEITGEVVEAGRDVEFIKKGDICSVPFNIACGRCRCCKDGDTGVCENVNPDRPGAAYGYVDMGGWIGGQSRYVMVPYADWNLLAFPDRDQALAKIRDLTMLSDIFPTGYHGAYTAGVTTGSTVYVAGAGPVGLACAHAAQLLGAAVVIVGDMVEERLAQARSFGCETVDLKTDASLPDMIEQILGSREVDCAVDCVGFEARGHGGDSGVEKPATVLNQVMEVTRVGGGVGIPGLYVTDDPGGIDEAARTGNLSLRIGLGWAKSLHFTTGQCPVMKYNRGLMMAILHERCQIAKAVNATVISLEDAPQGYADFDQGAAKKFVLDPHGVLAASS, from the coding sequence ATGTCAGATAACAAAGGTGTTGTTTACCTTGGCGATGGAAAGGTCGACGTTCAGTCGATCGACGATCCAAAATTGGAACTCAGCTACCGAGGCAAGACTCGGCAGTGTCACCATGGCGTGATTCTGAAAGTCGTCTCGACGAACATCTGCGGTTCCGACCAACACATGGTCCGCGGACGTACAACAGCTCCGGCCGGCATGGTGCTCGGACACGAGATCACCGGCGAAGTCGTGGAAGCCGGGCGTGATGTGGAGTTCATCAAAAAGGGTGACATCTGCAGCGTGCCGTTCAATATCGCTTGCGGTCGTTGCCGTTGTTGCAAAGACGGCGACACCGGCGTTTGCGAAAACGTGAACCCGGATCGCCCCGGCGCAGCCTATGGTTACGTCGACATGGGCGGATGGATCGGCGGCCAATCACGCTACGTGATGGTTCCCTACGCCGACTGGAACTTGCTCGCCTTCCCCGATCGCGACCAAGCCCTCGCGAAAATTCGCGATCTGACGATGTTGTCGGACATCTTCCCAACCGGATACCACGGCGCGTACACCGCGGGCGTGACCACCGGCAGCACCGTGTACGTCGCCGGGGCAGGGCCAGTCGGACTTGCATGTGCTCACGCGGCTCAGTTGCTCGGTGCCGCGGTCGTGATCGTTGGCGACATGGTGGAGGAACGGCTCGCGCAAGCCCGTTCGTTCGGTTGCGAGACGGTTGACCTCAAAACCGACGCTTCTCTGCCTGACATGATCGAACAGATCTTGGGATCCCGCGAAGTCGACTGTGCCGTTGACTGTGTTGGCTTCGAAGCCCGCGGTCATGGTGGCGATTCAGGTGTCGAGAAACCCGCGACGGTGCTCAACCAAGTCATGGAGGTGACCCGAGTCGGAGGCGGCGTCGGAATCCCTGGCTTGTACGTGACCGACGACCCGGGCGGAATCGACGAAGCAGCCCGCACCGGCAATCTATCGCTCCGAATCGGTTTGGGCTGGGCCAAATCGCTGCATTTCACCACCGGTCAGTGCCCCGTGATGAAGTACAACCGAGGCCTGATGATGGCAATTCTTCACGAGCGTTGTCAGATAGCCAAAGCCGTCAACGCAACGGTGATCTCGCTGGAAGATGCCCCGCAAGGCTACGCCGACTTTGACCAAGGAGCCGCGAAGAAATTCGTCCTCGACCCACACGGCGTCCTGGCTGCTTCCAGCTAA
- a CDS encoding TolC family protein, with protein sequence MDSTRPTASTNTPANLDEAESLVETASFVETLVSDPSGKESERISAETNLASADLDEQNKTFASYIKSSDVPNSKTTPQDSTPTTLVNATADVVTESVMDESGETIVYDEDELDFGISTFQNSAHLPQSVFYTDPYLLDLIQQAMVGNQELRILSEEIRIACNETYARSGEYRPFVTAGVGAGIEKPGEHTRDGAVEKQLEVAPGKGFPDPLPDFLVAANVSWEMDIWKRLRNAQNAAAMRYLATQEGRNYIITRLVAEIADNYYELLALDNRMLTLDKTIEIQQRSLDISSAMKEAGRGNQLAVQRFQAEVHKNESERAVIAQEIVEVENRINFLVGRYPQHVDRTEVDFIDLNMQALSSGVPSELLQNRADIREAERQVAAAGLDVKVARARFYPSLTLTAGLGWNAFATGYLFRTPESLIYSVAGELVGPLINKRAIKADYQTANALQLQSIYNYQQTVLEAHIEVVNLVSKVDNYRNSIEIKKEQLRSLEESVDSAGKLFQNARAEYVEVLLAQRELMEAKMLLIDTKQEELSAIINAYQALGGGGF encoded by the coding sequence ATGGACTCCACACGTCCCACGGCGAGCACGAATACGCCCGCCAATCTCGACGAAGCGGAATCGCTAGTTGAAACCGCTTCGTTCGTCGAAACGTTAGTCTCCGATCCCAGCGGAAAGGAAAGTGAGCGGATCTCTGCTGAGACAAACCTCGCATCCGCCGACTTGGATGAACAGAACAAGACGTTTGCCAGCTACATCAAGTCATCCGACGTTCCAAATTCCAAAACAACGCCTCAGGATTCCACGCCCACCACCTTGGTGAATGCCACCGCTGATGTTGTCACCGAGTCAGTGATGGACGAATCCGGCGAAACGATTGTTTACGACGAGGACGAGCTGGACTTCGGCATTTCAACGTTCCAGAATTCAGCTCACTTACCGCAGAGCGTGTTCTACACCGACCCGTATTTGCTGGATCTGATCCAGCAAGCGATGGTTGGCAACCAAGAACTACGAATCCTTTCCGAAGAAATCCGAATCGCGTGCAACGAAACCTATGCACGCAGCGGAGAGTACCGTCCGTTCGTGACCGCAGGAGTCGGGGCTGGGATCGAAAAGCCAGGCGAGCACACTCGTGACGGTGCCGTGGAAAAACAGTTGGAAGTTGCCCCCGGCAAAGGTTTCCCCGATCCGCTGCCAGACTTTCTCGTCGCCGCCAATGTGTCCTGGGAAATGGACATTTGGAAACGTCTGCGAAACGCTCAAAACGCCGCCGCGATGCGTTACCTCGCCACCCAAGAAGGGCGAAATTACATCATCACACGTCTGGTCGCTGAGATTGCCGACAACTACTACGAGTTGCTCGCTCTCGACAATCGCATGCTGACTCTCGACAAGACGATCGAGATCCAACAGCGCAGCCTCGACATATCCAGCGCAATGAAAGAAGCCGGCCGGGGCAACCAGCTCGCTGTGCAGCGTTTCCAAGCGGAAGTGCACAAGAACGAAAGCGAGCGGGCCGTCATCGCTCAAGAGATCGTCGAAGTTGAAAACCGAATCAACTTTTTGGTCGGTCGCTACCCACAACACGTGGACCGCACCGAAGTCGACTTCATCGATCTGAACATGCAAGCCTTGAGTTCCGGCGTCCCTTCAGAATTGCTGCAAAACCGCGCCGACATTCGCGAAGCAGAGCGTCAAGTCGCCGCCGCCGGATTGGACGTCAAAGTCGCACGTGCTCGTTTCTACCCTTCGCTCACGCTGACCGCCGGTTTGGGCTGGAACGCTTTTGCAACGGGATACCTGTTCCGAACTCCAGAATCGCTGATCTACAGCGTTGCCGGAGAACTGGTGGGGCCGTTGATCAACAAGCGAGCGATCAAGGCCGACTATCAAACCGCGAACGCCCTTCAGTTGCAGAGCATCTACAACTACCAACAAACCGTTTTGGAAGCTCACATCGAAGTCGTCAACCTCGTTTCCAAAGTCGACAACTACCGCAACAGCATCGAGATCAAGAAAGAACAGCTTCGATCGTTGGAAGAGTCCGTCGACAGTGCCGGCAAACTGTTCCAAAACGCTCGTGCGGAATACGTCGAGGTCTTACTCGCTCAACGTGAATTGATGGAAGCCAAGATGCTGCTGATCGATACCAAGCAAGAAGAGCTCAGTGCGATCATCAACGCTTACCAAGCCCTCGGCGGCGGTGGTTTCTAA
- a CDS encoding efflux RND transporter permease subunit, producing MLEKFLHRPALAIVISLLILFMGGLAINVLPISQFPSVAPPSVRVSVSYPGASAKILIDSTMVILEQAINGVPNMRYMLSDATSAGEGTIQVIFEPGTDPDVAVMNVNNRVQMVKNNLPPIVEREGIIVMQNMSSMLMYVNVFSTDENVDQNYLYNYSTVNILNEIKRIPGVGFASILGNRSYAMRVELDLNRMRAYHIDAEDVMEALADQSMIGTPGRLGQATGSTSQTLEYVLTWVGRYTTPEEYDQIILRATPEGEILRLSDVATISLGSSFYDLYSDIDGLPAAAIVLKQTPGSNAAEVIEQVKEKVQSIKEKQFPPGMDYAVTYDVSNFLDASIEKVLHTLFEAFILVSLVVYLFLGDFRSTLIPTLAVPVSLIGTFFFMLMFGMSINLITLFALVLAIGVVVDDAIVVVEAVHEKMHAKHLGPYQATREVVQEISGAIIAITLVMTAVFIPVTFMTGPVGVFYRQFALTMAMAIVISGVVALSLTPVLCAMILKPLDDNVQRGVIGLLNRGMQKVAGRHAYLFRALVSLLLGVAIGFAVRYLLHVELVHEVISEQIELTATRIAIIAGVIAVLAAFSFRAAFSGFDGAAKKRSPIGIFLHGFDRSVESVTGGYARVLRHLISRRLVTVAVIAVFGYGILVVNQVLPTGFIPLEDQGMIYGIVQTPPGSTLEYTNSKCHELQQICKQMYEITSVSSIAGYEVLTEGRGSNAGTCIINLKPWADRELTSREIIEELEERGTDIANVKLEFFEPPAVPGFGAAGGFSVNLLDKTNSGDYQKLGQVTDEFMAALGKRPELKGLFTFFAANYPQYEVIIDNDVAMQKGVSIKDAMDNLSIVIGSTWEQGFVRFGQFYKVYVQAQPKFRRYPDDLDNMFVKNEAGDMVPYSAFMRIEKKQGLNEISRYNLYPTAPIQGAPAEGYSSGEAIAAIKQVAKETLPNGFDIDWQGLSYDEAKSGNTAVYIFLIVVIFVYMVLVGQYESFIIPLAVLTSLPVGIFGSFLFLKSMGLANDVYCQIGLVMLVGLLGKNAILIIEFAVQRRQEGLSIMEAGIEGGKLRFRPILMTSFAFIAGLIPLVRATGPGAIGNRTIGTTAVGGMLLGTLVGVLVIPGLYYLFAKLADGRTLIRDEHDAPLSEIFERES from the coding sequence ATGCTTGAAAAGTTCCTTCACCGGCCCGCCCTCGCCATCGTCATCTCGCTGCTGATCCTGTTCATGGGTGGGCTGGCGATCAACGTGTTGCCGATTTCGCAGTTCCCCTCGGTCGCGCCACCAAGCGTCCGTGTGTCGGTGTCGTATCCGGGTGCGAGCGCCAAGATTCTGATCGACTCGACGATGGTGATACTGGAACAAGCCATCAACGGCGTTCCCAACATGCGTTACATGCTCAGTGACGCGACCAGTGCTGGCGAAGGCACGATTCAGGTCATCTTCGAACCCGGCACCGATCCCGATGTCGCCGTGATGAACGTGAACAACCGCGTTCAAATGGTGAAGAACAATCTGCCGCCCATTGTCGAACGCGAAGGCATCATCGTGATGCAGAACATGAGCAGCATGCTGATGTATGTGAACGTGTTCAGCACCGACGAAAACGTCGACCAGAACTACCTTTACAACTATTCCACGGTCAACATTCTCAACGAAATCAAACGCATTCCAGGCGTTGGATTCGCATCGATTCTTGGCAACCGCTCCTACGCCATGCGAGTCGAACTGGATCTCAACCGCATGCGTGCGTACCACATCGATGCAGAAGACGTGATGGAAGCACTCGCCGATCAAAGCATGATCGGCACCCCCGGGCGACTCGGCCAAGCCACTGGATCGACCTCGCAAACACTCGAGTATGTGTTGACTTGGGTGGGGCGGTACACCACGCCCGAGGAATACGACCAGATCATTTTGCGGGCAACTCCCGAAGGGGAAATCCTGCGGCTATCGGATGTCGCCACCATCTCGCTCGGCTCGTCTTTCTATGACCTGTACTCGGACATCGATGGCTTGCCCGCCGCCGCGATTGTGCTGAAACAGACTCCCGGATCCAACGCCGCGGAAGTCATCGAACAGGTCAAAGAGAAGGTGCAATCGATCAAGGAAAAGCAGTTTCCACCGGGGATGGACTACGCCGTCACCTACGACGTGTCGAACTTCCTGGACGCTTCGATCGAAAAAGTGCTGCACACTCTATTCGAGGCGTTCATTCTGGTTTCTCTGGTCGTGTACCTGTTCTTGGGCGACTTCCGCAGCACGCTGATTCCGACATTGGCGGTTCCGGTGTCATTGATCGGAACGTTCTTCTTCATGCTGATGTTTGGTATGTCGATCAACCTGATCACGCTGTTCGCACTTGTGTTGGCGATTGGGGTCGTGGTGGATGATGCCATCGTGGTGGTCGAGGCCGTCCACGAAAAGATGCACGCGAAACATCTCGGGCCCTACCAAGCGACTCGCGAGGTGGTGCAGGAAATCAGCGGAGCGATCATCGCGATCACGTTGGTGATGACGGCCGTTTTCATCCCCGTCACGTTCATGACAGGCCCCGTCGGAGTGTTCTACCGTCAGTTCGCATTGACGATGGCCATGGCGATCGTGATTTCCGGCGTGGTGGCTTTGTCGCTGACACCGGTCCTCTGCGCAATGATCTTGAAACCGCTCGACGACAACGTTCAACGCGGCGTCATCGGTCTGCTCAATCGTGGGATGCAAAAGGTCGCGGGCCGGCACGCCTATTTGTTCCGAGCATTGGTCAGTCTGCTGCTGGGCGTGGCAATTGGTTTCGCCGTCCGTTACTTGCTTCACGTCGAACTGGTTCACGAAGTCATTTCCGAACAAATTGAATTGACTGCAACGCGAATCGCCATCATCGCTGGCGTGATCGCGGTGCTGGCTGCGTTCTCATTCCGTGCCGCATTCTCAGGCTTCGACGGTGCCGCGAAAAAGCGAAGTCCGATCGGGATATTTTTGCATGGATTTGACCGCAGCGTCGAATCCGTGACCGGCGGGTACGCTCGCGTGTTGCGTCATCTCATCAGTCGCCGATTGGTGACGGTCGCGGTGATTGCTGTCTTTGGATACGGGATTTTGGTCGTCAACCAAGTCCTGCCGACCGGGTTCATTCCGTTGGAAGACCAAGGCATGATCTACGGCATCGTGCAAACACCGCCCGGGTCAACCCTGGAATACACCAATTCGAAATGTCACGAACTGCAGCAGATCTGCAAACAGATGTATGAGATCACCTCGGTCTCCTCCATCGCCGGCTACGAAGTCCTGACGGAAGGCCGAGGCTCCAACGCTGGAACCTGCATCATCAACCTGAAACCGTGGGCAGACCGAGAACTGACCTCACGTGAAATCATCGAGGAATTGGAGGAACGCGGGACTGACATTGCCAACGTCAAACTCGAGTTCTTTGAACCGCCCGCCGTCCCCGGCTTTGGTGCCGCCGGTGGGTTCTCCGTCAACTTGCTCGACAAAACCAACAGTGGCGACTACCAGAAACTCGGCCAAGTCACGGACGAGTTCATGGCTGCACTGGGGAAACGCCCCGAACTGAAAGGTCTGTTCACGTTCTTCGCCGCCAACTACCCGCAATACGAAGTCATCATCGACAACGATGTCGCGATGCAAAAGGGCGTGTCGATCAAAGACGCGATGGACAACTTGTCAATCGTTATCGGCAGCACGTGGGAACAAGGCTTCGTTCGGTTCGGCCAGTTCTACAAGGTCTACGTCCAAGCCCAACCGAAGTTCCGTCGCTACCCAGATGATCTCGACAACATGTTTGTCAAAAACGAAGCAGGAGACATGGTGCCCTACTCCGCGTTCATGCGAATCGAAAAGAAGCAAGGATTGAACGAAATCAGTCGCTACAACCTCTATCCAACCGCACCGATTCAAGGGGCACCCGCAGAGGGATACAGCAGCGGCGAGGCAATCGCAGCGATCAAACAAGTCGCCAAGGAAACGTTGCCCAACGGGTTCGACATCGACTGGCAAGGATTGTCCTACGACGAAGCCAAATCGGGAAACACAGCGGTCTACATCTTTCTGATCGTGGTGATCTTCGTCTACATGGTTTTGGTGGGGCAGTACGAAAGCTTCATCATTCCATTGGCTGTGCTGACCTCTCTGCCGGTGGGTATCTTTGGCTCATTCCTGTTTCTAAAGTCGATGGGTCTTGCCAACGACGTCTACTGCCAAATCGGGTTGGTGATGTTGGTGGGACTGCTTGGCAAGAACGCCATTCTGATCATCGAATTCGCCGTTCAACGACGGCAGGAAGGACTTAGCATCATGGAGGCCGGCATAGAAGGAGGCAAGCTCCGCTTCCGCCCGATTCTGATGACGTCGTTTGCCTTCATCGCGGGTTTGATCCCACTCGTGCGAGCCACCGGGCCGGGAGCCATCGGCAACCGAACGATCGGAACGACCGCGGTCGGCGGGATGCTGCTCGGCACACTGGTCGGCGTCCTTGTGATCCCCGGCCTGTATTATCTCTTCGCGAAATTGGCCGATGGACGCACGCTGATTCGCGACGAACATGACGCGCCACTGAGCGAAATCTTCGAGCGAGAAAGCTGA